The Lycium barbarum isolate Lr01 chromosome 4, ASM1917538v2, whole genome shotgun sequence nucleotide sequence TCCCCACGTCTttaacctatatatatataacctcacACTTAGTTTTTATTCATTCATTAAACCATCAAAAGTTTCATCTTATTCACTCTTCAGAAGTTTCCAAATTTTTGATACTTTTATCTGTTAAACACagagagaaaaaagaaatggAGTTTGTTTCCATGTTTTGCTTATTTGCTTTCATTTCTTGCTCCCTCCTCCTTCTCCATTCTATCTGCAAGTTGTTTGCTTTTGGTATTAAGAAGTTGCCACTTCCTCCTGGTACTTTGGGTTGGCCTTATATTGGAGAAACTTTCCAACTTTACTCTCAAAACCCCAGTGTCTTCTTTGCCTCCAAAGTCAAGAAGTTAATACTAAAACTTTAAGGGCTCATTTGTTATGCGGGATGGGATATCAATCTTATGGGATAAAATGCGGGATTATTTACTCCACCATTTATTTGGTGGGATAAAGGATAATAATCCCATGGGATGTACTAAAATGGTGGGATTAGCTATCCCATATAGACAGTGTGATAGCTAATCTCATCGGATATCCTTGTTTATCCCATACCGCATGCTACATGAGCCGACCACTCACTTTATTAAtttccttcttccttttcttGATCTAGAGTTGCTAATgagcaatgttttttttttcttttcccaaaACAGGTATGGTTCAATATTCAAGACTCACATATTGGGATGTCCATGTGTGATGATATCAAGCCCAGGGGCAGCAAAGCTAGTTTTGGTGACAAAAGCTCATCTCTTTAAGCCTACATTTCCTGCTAGCAAAGAGAGGATGTTGGGAAAACAAGCCATTTTCTTTCATCAAGGAGACTATCATGCCAAGCTGAGGAAGCTAGTTCTTCGAGCTTTCATGCCCGAAGCCATCAAAAACATCGTCCCAGATATCGAATCCCTCGTGAAAACCTCTCTTGAATCTTGGCAAGGAAGATCAATCAACACATACCAAGAAATGAAGACAGTATGTTCACAAAATTCCCTCTTAGCAGAAACAGGGGAAAACAGAGTTCCCTGTTTTTACCCTGTTTTCACCTGtttgttttattatatttttattttttttatttttaccaaaGTGGATATACACTAATTCTCAATTTGTTAACTATTTTGCAGTACACATACAACGTTGCATTGCTTTCCATATTTGGGAAGGATGAAATGCTTTATAGGGAAGATCTGAAGAGGTGCTATTACGTACTCGAAACAGGATACAATTCAATGCCAATCAATCTCCCAGGAACACTCTTCCACAAAGCAATGAAAGCAAGAAAAGAGCTAGCACAGATCTTGGCCAAAATCATCTCACTTAGGAGGGAAACAAAGCAGAACCACACAGATTTGTTGGGATCTTTTATGGGAGATCAAGAAGATCTTACtgatgaccaaattgcagataaCATCATTGGAGTAATATTTGCTGCTAGAGACACTACAGCTAGTGTCCTTACATGGATCCTTAAATACCTGGGAGAGAATCCTAGTGTCCTACAAGCTGTCACAGTAAGATTCTATACCCTGCTAGGTCCATTCTGGTTCAGAATTTAAATTTAATGAGTTCAAGATTCTGACTCGGCTTTTGTGTATTGTGTTTGCAGGAAGAGCAAGAGGGAATAATGAGGGAAAAAGAGAAGAATGGTGAAGGGAAAGTGTTGAGTTGGGCAGACACAAAAAAAATGCCTATGACTGCAAGGGTGATCCAAGAGACACTTAGAGCTGCTTCTATTTTATCTTTTACTTTCAGAGAAGCTGTTGAAGATGTTGAGTTTGAAGGTCAGCTTTGACCCCTCATATTTTCCTAAAGTCATAAATTTTATACTCCAACTATAGTTTGAGTGAAGATAAAATAAATTTATTAATTATAAagcttttttcttgaatttttaggGTATCTAATACCAAAAGGATGGAAAGTACTACCACTATTCAGAAATATTCACCATAGCCCAGACAATTTTCCTGAACCAGAGAAATTTGATCCTTCAAGATTTGAGGTAAATATCAGAGGGAAAAAAAAGATGGATTTAAATTAATGACATTCTTTTAtaatacggaaaagggtcaaaattacccctgaactttggaaaatagttcatccatacccttcgctatactttagggtcaattatacccttaccgttatactacggagtcaattatacccttatgcctaacagctgccacgtggcatcatcccagtccttcaaaattattttcccctcaaataattttttacccactacaataacccaacccgacccgatttttttttttccagccaaggggtaatgggttgggtccgcatcactttggctggaaaaaaaaatcgggtcgggtcgggtta carries:
- the LOC132635471 gene encoding abscisic acid 8'-hydroxylase CYP707A2-like, translating into MEFVSMFCLFAFISCSLLLLHSICKLFAFGIKKLPLPPGTLGWPYIGETFQLYSQNPSVFFASKVKKYGSIFKTHILGCPCVMISSPGAAKLVLVTKAHLFKPTFPASKERMLGKQAIFFHQGDYHAKLRKLVLRAFMPEAIKNIVPDIESLVKTSLESWQGRSINTYQEMKTYTYNVALLSIFGKDEMLYREDLKRCYYVLETGYNSMPINLPGTLFHKAMKARKELAQILAKIISLRRETKQNHTDLLGSFMGDQEDLTDDQIADNIIGVIFAARDTTASVLTWILKYLGENPSVLQAVTEEQEGIMREKEKNGEGKVLSWADTKKMPMTARVIQETLRAASILSFTFREAVEDVEFEGYLIPKGWKVLPLFRNIHHSPDNFPEPEKFDPSRFEVSPKPNTFMPFGNGSHSCPGNELAKLEILILVHHLTTKYRWSMMGPQNGIQYGPFALPQNGLPIMLSHKTSSFSS